From one Streptomyces sp. NBC_01478 genomic stretch:
- a CDS encoding FecCD family ABC transporter permease, with the protein MLVDSPPEQRAETAPAPPTRRAIRVLGLFASVVLLVLVALASIAIGAKSLPLGDVWHGLFHDSGTYADVVVGDRISRTVLGLLAGAALGLSGAVLQALTRNPLADPGLLGINAGASAAVVTAITYFGVTSLSGYVWFAFAGAAVVGALVWFLGGSRGATPVRLALAGTAISAALYGYLQAVMIMDDAALSKMRFWTVGSLASATGSTITQVAPFLAVGTVISLLLARPLNAVAMGDDTARALGANLNRTRALAMLSATVLCGAATAACGPIVFVGLMVPHVVRSFTGPDLRWILPYATILSPVLLLGADVLGRLIARPAELQVGIVTAVIGGPVFIYLVRRRRTTQL; encoded by the coding sequence GTGTTGGTCGACAGTCCCCCAGAACAGCGCGCGGAGACCGCCCCCGCGCCCCCAACCCGCCGGGCGATACGTGTCCTTGGGCTCTTCGCCTCCGTGGTGCTCCTGGTGCTCGTCGCCCTGGCGAGCATCGCGATCGGCGCGAAATCGCTGCCGTTGGGGGATGTCTGGCACGGCCTGTTCCATGACTCGGGGACGTACGCGGACGTCGTGGTCGGCGACCGGATCTCCCGTACGGTCCTCGGGCTGCTCGCCGGTGCCGCGCTCGGGCTGTCCGGCGCCGTCCTCCAGGCGCTCACCCGCAACCCGCTTGCGGACCCCGGGCTGCTCGGCATCAACGCCGGTGCCTCGGCCGCGGTCGTCACCGCCATCACGTATTTCGGTGTCACCTCGCTGAGCGGCTACGTCTGGTTCGCGTTCGCGGGCGCGGCCGTCGTCGGCGCGCTGGTCTGGTTCCTGGGCGGCAGCCGGGGTGCCACCCCCGTGCGCCTGGCGCTCGCCGGCACCGCGATCAGTGCCGCGCTCTACGGCTATCTCCAGGCCGTCATGATCATGGACGACGCGGCGCTCTCCAAAATGCGCTTCTGGACGGTCGGTTCACTGGCCTCGGCCACCGGCTCGACGATCACGCAGGTCGCGCCGTTCCTCGCGGTCGGCACGGTGATCTCCCTGCTGCTCGCGCGGCCGTTGAACGCGGTGGCGATGGGCGACGACACCGCCCGCGCCCTCGGCGCCAACCTCAACCGGACCCGGGCGCTCGCCATGCTCTCCGCGACCGTGCTGTGCGGCGCGGCGACCGCCGCCTGCGGCCCGATCGTGTTCGTCGGCCTGATGGTGCCGCACGTGGTGCGCTCCTTCACCGGCCCCGACCTGCGCTGGATCCTGCCGTACGCCACGATCCTGTCGCCCGTGCTGCTGCTCGGGGCCGACGTGCTCGGCCGGCTGATCGCGCGGCCCGCGGAGCTTCAGGTCGGCATCGTCACCGCGGTCATCGGCGGCCCGGTCTTCATCTATCTCGTGCGGCGCCGAAGGACGACTCAGCTATGA
- a CDS encoding HAD hydrolase-like protein translates to MSQSVRTSPEGSGRALSEAYDTALLDLDGVVYAGGNAIAHAVDSLATARAGGMRLAYVTNNALRTPDAVAEHLTELGIPTGADDVITSAQAVARLISEQVPAGARVLVIGGEGLRVALRERGLEPVDSAEDDPVAVVQGYGGPDLAWGRFAEACYAIARGVPWFASNTDLTIPSARGIAPGNGAAVEVVRIATGAEPQVAGKPLPPMHKETILRTGAERPLVVGDRLDTDIEGAFNGDVDSLLVLTGVTDGAQLLAAPPQHRPTYVDADLRGMLTGQPEVTGAGDGFRCGGWTATAGGERLELDGEGESLDGLRALCAAAWTAAGDGSCGLDGEKALARLGL, encoded by the coding sequence ATGAGCCAGAGCGTCAGGACGAGTCCCGAGGGCAGTGGCCGGGCCCTGAGCGAGGCGTACGACACGGCGCTGCTCGACCTCGACGGGGTGGTGTACGCGGGGGGCAACGCGATCGCTCACGCGGTCGACTCGCTCGCCACCGCGCGCGCGGGCGGGATGCGGCTCGCCTATGTCACCAACAACGCGCTGCGGACGCCGGACGCGGTGGCCGAGCATCTCACCGAGCTGGGGATACCGACGGGGGCCGATGACGTCATCACCTCCGCGCAGGCCGTCGCCCGGCTGATCAGTGAGCAGGTGCCGGCGGGTGCCCGGGTGCTGGTGATCGGTGGGGAGGGGCTGAGGGTCGCGCTGCGCGAGCGCGGGCTCGAGCCCGTCGACTCGGCCGAGGACGATCCGGTGGCGGTCGTGCAGGGGTACGGCGGGCCCGACCTGGCGTGGGGGCGGTTCGCGGAGGCCTGTTACGCGATCGCGCGCGGGGTGCCGTGGTTCGCGTCCAACACCGATCTGACGATCCCGAGCGCGCGCGGCATCGCACCGGGCAACGGCGCGGCGGTGGAGGTCGTACGGATAGCGACCGGGGCCGAGCCGCAGGTGGCGGGCAAGCCGTTGCCGCCGATGCACAAGGAGACGATCCTGCGGACGGGCGCCGAGCGGCCGTTGGTCGTGGGGGACCGGCTGGACACGGACATCGAGGGGGCGTTCAACGGGGATGTCGATTCGCTGCTCGTCCTGACGGGCGTGACCGACGGCGCGCAGTTGCTCGCCGCGCCGCCGCAGCACCGGCCGACGTACGTCGACGCCGATCTGCGGGGCATGCTCACCGGGCAGCCCGAGGTCACCGGGGCGGGAGACGGCTTCCGATGCGGGGGTTGGACCGCGACGGCGGGCGGCGAGCGGCTGGAACTCGACGGTGAGGGCGAGTCTTTGGACGGGCTCAGAGCGCTCTGCGCGGCGGCCTGGACGGCGGCGGGGGACGGCTCCTGCGGGCTGGACGGGGAGAAGGCGCTGGCGCGACTGGGGCTGTGA